A single Triticum dicoccoides isolate Atlit2015 ecotype Zavitan chromosome 2A, WEW_v2.0, whole genome shotgun sequence DNA region contains:
- the LOC119354805 gene encoding uncharacterized protein LOC119354805, whose amino-acid sequence MSVMTYVAELQALWADQDNCDPLELYDAASIESGHKWMAHRRVLKFLAGLKGCFDGRKASLLHQPSLPTIPEAIAAMTQEEVRLSLEHADVKVVPASTFAVTERMGWGDPTKCHICGEVGHWKRECPTRGRGRGYNKGGTGRGRSARGRGGYSETSWGQASRGRGGYSGHSGGQRAHMAVAGDTGTSKGKDVDDVVYGDFAHWASTDEGATDEPDGWDWHQA is encoded by the exons ATGTCAGTGATGACATACGTGGCAGAACTGCAGGCTCTGTGGGCTGACCAGGATAACTGTGATCCCCTGGAACTCTATGACGCGGCTTCAATCGAGTCAGGGCATAAGTGGATGGCACACAGGCGTGTGCTGAAATTTTTGGCTGGCCTCAAAGGTTGCTTTGATGGCAGGAAGGCTTCCTTGTTGCACCAACCTAGTCTGCCTACCATTCCCGAGGCTATTGCAGCGATGACTCAAGAGGAGGTGCGCCTATCCCTTGAGCATGCAGACGTGAAGGTTGTGCCAGCTTCGACATTTGCAGTCACTGAGCGCATGGGGTGGGGAGATCCCACCAAATGTCATATCTGTGGGGAGGTAGGTCACTGGAAGAGAGAATGTCCAACTCGTGGCAGAGGCAGGGGATATAACAAAGGGGGAACAGGCAGAGGTAGAAGTGCTAGAGGCAGAGGTGGATACTCAGAGACCTCATGGGGCCAGGCTTCTAGAGGCAGAGGTGGCTACTCAGGACACTCAGGGGGTCAGAGGGCTCACATGGCCGTTGCAGGAGACACTGGGACGTCCAAAGGCAAAGATGTAGATGATGTTGTCTATGGAGACTTTGCTCACTGGGCCTCCACTGATGAAG GTGCGACAGACGAGCCAGACGGTTGGGACTGGCACCAGGCGTAG